One window of Bactrocera dorsalis isolate Fly_Bdor unplaced genomic scaffold, ASM2337382v1 BdCtg292, whole genome shotgun sequence genomic DNA carries:
- the LOC105227721 gene encoding ubiquitin-conjugating enzyme E2-18 kDa, whose translation MTAPRRLRKELTDLQACGLKSFREINADEENLLRWTGLIVPDNAPYNKGAFRIEINFPAEYPFKPPKIIFKTKIYHPNIDEKGQVCLPIISTENWKPATRTDQVVQALIALINDPEPEHPLRADLAEEYLRDRKRFIKNAEEHTRKNSEKRPTD comes from the coding sequence ATGACTGCTCCGCGTAGACTTCGCAAAGAATTGACCGATCTACAGGCTTGTGGTTTGAAATCTTTTCGTGAAATTAATGCGGACGAGGAGAATCTACTGCGTTGGACCGGTTTAATTGTACCAGATAATGCTCCATATAATAAAGGAGCATTTCGTATTGAAATAAACTTTCCTGCGGAGTACCCATTTAAACCTCCAAAGATAATATTTAAGACTAAAATTTATCATCCAAACATCGATGAAAAAGGACAGGTTTGCTTACCCATTATATCAACTGAAAATTGGAAGCCTGCAACACGTACAGATCAAGTTGTTCAGGCATTGATTGCATTAATCAATGACCCGGAACCAGAACATCCGCTGCGTGCAGATTTGGCCGAGGAGTACTTGCGAGATCGAAagcgttttattaaaaatgccgAAGAGCATACCCGGAAGAATAGCGAAAAACGGCCGACAGATTAA